The following proteins come from a genomic window of Neofelis nebulosa isolate mNeoNeb1 chromosome 5, mNeoNeb1.pri, whole genome shotgun sequence:
- the LOC131511425 gene encoding LOW QUALITY PROTEIN: olfactory receptor 5AC2-like (The sequence of the model RefSeq protein was modified relative to this genomic sequence to represent the inferred CDS: deleted 2 bases in 2 codons), whose amino-acid sequence MSEGNKTLVTEFVLTGLTERSWLQFLFFLMFLVIYIVTMVGNVGLMALIWKDAHLYMPMYLFLGGLAFADACTSTSVTPKMLVNFLDKTAMISLAECITQFYFFASSATTECFLLVVMAYDRYVAICNPLLYPVIMSNRLCTQLIIISYAISFLHPLIHMSLLLRLTFCRSNIIIIIIHYFYCEILQLFQISSIDPCINALMIFIFAALIQISTLMTIIISYPRVLFDILKKKSEKGRSKAFSTCRVHLLSVSLYCGTLIFTYVHPASSLAEDQDKLYSLFYTIIIPLLNPFIYSLRNKEAIGALR is encoded by the exons ATGTCAGAAGGAAATAAGACTTTGGTCACTGAGTTTGTTCTCACAGGACTTACAGAGAGATCATGGCTGCAGTTCCTCTTTTTCCTCATGTTCTTGGTCATCTACATCGTCACCATGGTGGGCAACGTTGGACTGATGGCTCTTATTTGGAAGGATGCCCATCTTTACATGCCTATGTACTTGTTCCTTGGTGGTTTAGCCTTTGCCGATGCTTGTACTTCAACCTCTGTAACTCCCAAGATGCTAGTCAATTTCTTAGACAAGACTGCAATGATATCCCTAGCAGAGTGCATCAcccaattttacttttttgcttcCAGTGCAACTACAGAATGTTTCCTTCTGGTAGTGATGGCTTATGACCGTTATGTAGCCATATGTAACCCCTTGCTTTATCCAGTGATAATGTCCAACAGACTCTGTACTCAGTTGATAATTATTTCATATGCAATCAGTTTTCTGCATCCCCTGATTCACATGAGTTTGTTATTAAGATTAACTTTCTGCAGGTCTAACATTATTATAAT AATAATACATTATTTCTACTGTGAAATTTTACAACTATTCCAAATTTCATCTATT GACCCATGTATTAATGCactaatgatatttatttttgcagcTTTAATACAAATATCCACTTTAATGACCATCATAATCTCTTATCCTCGTGTGCTCTTcgacattctgaaaaagaagtCTGAAAAGGGCAGAAGCAAAGCCTTCTCTACATGCAGGgtccacttgctctctgtctcattGTACTGTGGCACTCTCATCTTCACGTATGTGCATCCTGCATCCAGTCTAGCCGAAGATCAGGACAAATTGTATTCCCTATTTTACACTATTATAATTCCCCTGCTAAACCCATTTATTTACAGCTTGAGA AATAAAGAGGCTATAGGTGCCTTGAGATGA